The DNA region agtctgaatccCAGACTAGAAATTAGGTATGAATTGCAAATCAAGATTCTGCTCAACAAAACTGAAAAAACATTAGAAAGTGAACTAAGCAGTTACCCTGACAATAGAAGTGATGTCACGGAGAGGAGTTCTTGGATACCAAGAAGGAAGAACACTGCGACGCCCGCGCCATCGTCCCCGGCCTCCCGGCGAAATGTTCTGACTACCAATCGCCCTGGCCGGAGTTCCACTCGAGTTTCGCCCACGACCGCCGCCGGCCGTTCTTACCGGCGTAGTCCGTAGGGGAACTGCGGCAGTGCTCGCTTCTGCTTCATCCTCAAAGATCTCAATGCCGCCTCTGCCAATTGACCTCCGTCGACGACTGTAGACATATATTGGATCTTCCAGCCTAGTTAATCTGTCTCTTCCCTCCGCCATTCTTACTAAATCTTCAACTCTAGTATTAAACCAACAGAAAATTATTATCAAATTAGTCGATTAACTACATTTTAACCGCAAATTAGCTATGATTAATGAGAATCATCTATCAAATGAATGTCAGTttataaaaagaaaagacaaaatttCCATCAGCAGATCCATTTGATAGTAAATgaataaatttcatattttcaaaatgaaatgGAAATAATCTGAACAAGAATTACCTTGAAAATCTGCTGGGTTTTGTGTTAGGATTCTTGTTAAGGTTTGACTTTGCTTTGTAGGGGAAATGAGAAGAAAGATAGTGTAGAGATAGGCACATTGGCAAATTTTCAAAATGGATTTGGGCGGTACTTTATAATCAAAATGAAATTTTTCAtaactgaaaatttaaaaattttggaAAATGAGATAAAAGTTTAATGGTGAGCACGTGACGTGAGTTCAATCAGATTTCAAATTTTAATGGTGTGCACGTGAGTTTAATCAGATTTCAAATTTCGAATTTCGTTCAAAAACCGTTTTAATCATCAAATGGGCCTGGCCAAATGGGCTTTAGCTTCTGTTTCTCAGCTTATTAGGTCCATTTACTGAAGTTTAGTGAGCCCAGTCCAGGGCACTCAATGGacatcatttcttttttttttttaaacacctCCCAAATTAGGAGGATAATGGATATCATTTCAATTCTGCTCTCAGACTAGTAGCTATAACCGACAGTAATGGCACTGGTTTGTTACTTTTCAGTGGGGTAAGTGCAATTATACCTAATTTTAGGGACACCATTAAAGTTATACGCAAAAATTCGTAAAATTAACCCACTTCGGACCGCACGTCTGAATTCATCTCTGAAGTTACAAATTTAGGGTTTTATAAAATTTGAAATTCGTCAATCGCTTTAATGCAAATTCAGAATCACCACTGAAGTTTGCTTAAAGCAGTCCTAACTTCAGATCTATGGgataaatactttattttcttctccCGTAAACTATAGGTATTACTAATTAGCATTAACCATGCTCTCTCTAGCGGATTCAATTCGAATTTCTTTACCTTTAAGCAAAACTGTCTTATAACGCAAACAACGACTGGCAGAGTACAAAAAGAAGCAACGGGATGACGAGAAAGGAATAGACCCTCTTGGGTTCCTCAACAAATGCGACATAACCCATTAAGCTTTTCTGAAGGAAAGGAAGTGGAAGAAGCATTAAAAGCAGAAGAAATTTAAAGTGCCGCTACACTAGGTACCGATTTAACCTTCTTTTTTTAAATGTCGACATATTAAATAaaggcgaccaaatagggcataTTTTTTTACCTTATCAGTTctgtaattgaaaaataattaaatttttacaTGGTATAACTAATATCTACGGTATTTACCATCCACAACTACAGTTTGAAATAATTTACAATACATaggtattatttttattttatagaaaatttaccattcaTACACAATTTTCAGATATCTCATTCCTCCTCACAACCCTAAGAATCATCTTGTCTCCCAAAACTTTTTTGTCGTCGCCGCCAGACCGCCATCGTCAGAAATCGCCGTCGATCGACGGTATCCAAATGGTCCCAAATATTTACCATCTCTTGCTCTCTTCCTCTGCTACACGAATTCACAACCCATTTCTTTCAGTTCCTCGTAGATCTGAGTAAAAATAAGGAAACCTTAAACTTTATTTCTCCGATTTGCTAAGTTCCGACCACTTTCACCCCATGAAACATGCATGAAAGGATATATCTTGCGTGGATCTACTTTTTGACATTATTTTTATATCACACAATTGGACGAAATATTTTCCGGCGAGCCACCTTTGAAGCGCAAAAAATACATTTTAGTATAAATACAATGTATTATCGTACGTATTCTCTATTTTAAGTATAAATACAATGTATGTTTATTTTTTACGGAATTTCTAATTTATTTCTCAAATTTGGCCGGCTCAGATCTGGCCGGATTTgagtgtatttttctttttggaatgTAAATACAGTTGATACAGCTTTCCCATTAAAACTTTATTCATTGATACAACCATTATGTATGAACAAATACTGATGATACATCTTTTTCATTAAAACTGTATTCATTTGATACAACCATTATGCACGAACAAATACAATTGATATAACTtttcatcaaaattatttttattgaCACAACCATTATGCGAGAATGAATACAACTGATACAGGTTTTCCATTAAAGCAATATTCATTGATACAGCTTGGCAACAAATTGATACATCGAAATTTGAGTTTGGTTGTATGCGTTTGATAAAGCGAAATTGATACATTAACTGCGGATGATAATTAGGCAAACTACATCACATGTGGTAATTATGCTCTAAACTATAGTGCTTtttgaaaatttctcaaaagtaaTTGCTAACATGGATTTTAAGTATGAcatttttaaattagaaaaatatcaaatttacCCCTCTACTATGAGAAAAAGGATCAAGTTTACTTTCTGTTATATTTATGGTCTAAAAATATCCTCGATGTTATATAAGTGGATCAAATATACCCTTCCTTCATTATGTTTAGTAGTAATTGCTCATTATATTCTGTCAAACAAGCACACAAATATTGTTCTAATATTAAAAAGTCTAGAAAGTAAAGGTGGAGATGGTAAAAATAGTGGTGGTAATTGTGGCATTAGTGGTGGGGGTAGAAGAAGAAGTGAAGGTGAGGGGTAAATGGGTTGTGGAAAGTGAGGTGGCATGCCATATGGGATTGAACGTCCATCTTGGACAACTAACGGAGGAGGGGTACATTTGATCTAATTgtagaatatgaggatattttctgATAAAAGAAAGTATAATAGAGGGGGAACTTCATCCTTTTCTCATAAGAGAAGAATAAATTTgacctttttccctttttaaattaCATGAACTAAAAAATTAAAGTGATTGTTTGTAAATTTTACTCCTATAACCGTCATTAAGCCTTTTTTGCTGATTATTCCGCTATTAAACAATTTGAGATGACATTATGAGTATCAGCATAAATTAGAAGTGATTCACTGAGCTGTCTTATAATTCTCCAATGGGAAAAAGTTATGCATATACGGAGTGGGGTATACACCAGATTAATAAAGaggattttaaaaaataattattgttTGGAGGCTTATTGTTGGGCGTAGTTATAATTTAGTTGATTATATTTCGTAGCTACTATTTGCTTGTCACGGGATATATGTCATTATATTCAATTCGTTTGTATATACTATATTCAATTCGGATGTATTTCGTTCTTATATATTTTACATTGCATATATTCAAACAACAAAGAATCAAAAATAAAGTGATATTTAGTTGTATTCAATTCAATGTATTCATATGTAGTTATTTTTATAATGTATTCAATTCACTGTATTTAATTCGACTGTATTCAaacaataaaaatttaaaaaaacatgGATCtgccataaaaaataacctatgGAATACATAACTACatgcaaaaatatataaaatatattatatttgcATTGAAAAATACAGAATACACTCAAATTTATTTGTACAGAATACAATGTATTTGTGTCATTGTATGTGACTCAATAGCGAATAAGAGAAAAAAGTTCACAGGAGATGGTATTTTCGACCAAGCAAAATACCATTACAttgtattaaaattaaaaatgaagACGAACAAAATCCGGCTAGATCTGAGAATATACTATCATGTTGTATCTACCAAAATCCGGTCAGACGAATACACTTAGGTGTGAGatacaaagaaggagaaaaagcCATGGATTCTGACATCTCCGTTAGATCCAGATTTGTGAGAGGTATATATACTGTGAATAAAAAATCAGAGAGGGTCTGTTAGGAGAGAGAATTCTGTCATCGTGAAATCAGGGAATGTGAGAGGAGTAA from Nicotiana tabacum cultivar K326 chromosome 24, ASM71507v2, whole genome shotgun sequence includes:
- the LOC107769038 gene encoding protein POLYCHOME-like, producing MCLSLHYLSSHFPYKAKSNLNKNPNTKPSRFSRVEDLVRMAEGRDRLTRLEDPIYVYSRRRRSIGRGGIEIFEDEAEASTAAVPLRTTPVRTAGGGRGRNSSGTPARAIGSQNISPGGRGRWRGRRSVLPSWYPRTPLRDITSIVRAIERTRARLRESEGEQLERLLPQDHTVLDPSESTSGAQLEHKDSMITPRPKVRSRYHPKSVGKVSKILLDITNQKSSEDTDCLTPQRKLLNSIDTAEKAVMDELHKMKRAPSARKEEREKRVKTLMSMR